One Kineococcus aurantiacus genomic window carries:
- a CDS encoding MarR family transcriptional regulator: protein MQDDPAAGPAAELSVLLGPLRRKVLRRSRELAGLPDLPEAQVELLRLLAERGPLTPSQLAATLRLARSTISNLLRTTGAAGLTERAPGGGDLRVVSVSATAAALTLLARYDRASATTVASAAARLSAEERASLPALVAVVGRLLEVLDAEDGSRGEDDRAPGPMSDLGRRTR from the coding sequence GTGCAGGACGACCCCGCCGCCGGCCCCGCGGCCGAGCTCTCCGTCCTCCTGGGCCCCCTGCGCCGCAAGGTGCTGCGGCGCAGCCGGGAGCTGGCCGGCCTGCCGGACCTGCCCGAGGCCCAGGTCGAGCTCCTGCGGCTCCTGGCCGAGCGCGGGCCGCTGACCCCCAGCCAGCTGGCCGCGACGCTGCGGCTGGCGCGCTCCACGATCAGCAACCTGCTGCGCACGACCGGCGCCGCCGGGCTCACCGAACGCGCCCCCGGCGGCGGCGACCTGCGCGTGGTCAGCGTCAGCGCGACCGCGGCCGCGCTGACGCTGCTGGCCCGCTACGACCGGGCCAGCGCCACGACGGTGGCGTCCGCGGCGGCGCGCCTGAGCGCCGAGGAGCGGGCGTCGCTGCCCGCCTTGGTCGCGGTGGTGGGCCGGCTGCTGGAGGTCCTCGACGCCGAGGACGGCTCTCGGGGGGAGGACGATCGCGCACCCGGGCCGATGAGCGACCTCGGCCGCCGCACCCGCTGA
- a CDS encoding phenolic acid decarboxylase, with protein MTTPAAQDHVPVQDLSGLVGHRLTYTYANGWRYEMYVKNDRTIDYRIHSGMVGGRWVKDQEVDLVLLDEDSYKLSWNEPTGTSVVVNVMPGRRRLHGTIFFPRWVEEDGTKTVLYQNDHLPLMRSYRDAGPTYPIHVVPEFARITSFEHVGTDDESVIATAPGDLPAGSTDQED; from the coding sequence GTGACGACTCCAGCAGCTCAGGACCACGTCCCCGTCCAGGACCTCTCGGGGCTGGTCGGGCACCGCCTCACCTACACCTACGCCAACGGCTGGCGGTACGAGATGTACGTGAAGAACGACCGCACCATCGACTACCGCATCCACTCCGGCATGGTCGGCGGCCGCTGGGTCAAGGACCAGGAGGTCGACCTCGTCCTGCTCGACGAGGACAGCTACAAGCTCTCCTGGAACGAGCCGACGGGCACGTCGGTCGTCGTCAACGTGATGCCCGGGCGGCGCCGCCTGCACGGCACCATCTTCTTCCCGCGCTGGGTCGAGGAGGACGGCACCAAGACGGTCCTCTACCAGAACGACCACCTGCCCCTGATGCGCAGCTACCGCGACGCCGGGCCCACGTACCCGATCCACGTCGTGCCGGAGTTCGCCCGGATCACGTCCTTCGAGCACGTCGGGACCGACGACGAGAGCGTCATCGCCACCGCCCCCGGCGACCTGCCCGCCGGCTCCACCGACCAGGAGGACTGA
- a CDS encoding alpha/beta fold hydrolase, which translates to MEPEPLPGPAPDRTHRVGTSDGLTLVVHAWDARATDPGTGPGAHPVLLHHGFSASALVEWPRTGLVHALLTAGRRVLALDARGHGGSDKPHDPARYGEARMAADVVDVLDALDVPVVDLVGYSMGSVVSLLVASAHPGRVHRLAVGGVGAGIVEVGGVDTRALPATRLAEALRSPDPEAITDPLVRGFREFAEQTGNDLLALAAQADAVHAAPLALDRITAPTLVLAGDADPLAERPEVLAGAVPGARLQRVRGDHGQALLDPGFAASITGFLDR; encoded by the coding sequence GTGGAACCCGAACCCCTGCCGGGCCCCGCCCCGGACCGCACCCACCGGGTCGGCACCTCCGACGGGCTCACCCTTGTCGTCCACGCCTGGGACGCCCGCGCGACCGACCCCGGGACCGGCCCCGGCGCCCACCCGGTCCTGCTGCACCACGGGTTCAGCGCCAGCGCCCTCGTGGAGTGGCCGCGCACCGGGCTCGTCCACGCGCTGCTCACCGCCGGGCGCCGCGTCCTGGCCCTCGACGCCCGCGGGCACGGCGGGTCGGACAAGCCCCACGACCCGGCGCGCTACGGCGAGGCCCGGATGGCCGCCGACGTCGTCGACGTCCTCGACGCCCTCGACGTGCCCGTGGTCGACCTCGTCGGGTACTCCATGGGTTCCGTCGTCTCGCTGCTGGTCGCCTCCGCGCACCCCGGGCGCGTGCACCGCCTGGCCGTGGGCGGCGTCGGCGCGGGGATCGTCGAGGTCGGCGGCGTGGACACCCGCGCCCTGCCGGCCACCCGCCTCGCCGAGGCGCTGCGCTCACCGGACCCCGAGGCGATCACCGACCCCCTGGTGCGGGGTTTCCGCGAGTTCGCCGAGCAGACCGGCAACGACCTGCTCGCGCTGGCCGCCCAGGCCGACGCCGTGCACGCCGCGCCCCTCGCCCTGGACCGGATCACCGCCCCCACCCTGGTGCTGGCCGGCGACGCCGACCCGCTCGCCGAACGCCCCGAGGTGCTCGCCGGCGCCGTCCCCGGAGCCCGCCTGCAGCGGGTGCGCGGCGACCACGGGCAGGCGTTGCTCGACCCGGGGTTCGCCGCCTCGATCACGGGGTTCCTGGACCGCTGA
- a CDS encoding ABC transporter substrate-binding protein, protein MTTSKPSFRSSSGSVGRRRRAAALLLAGAVAAATAACSSGDDAAAGDGPVTIRFATETPTSGEGPYRALAKAFEAENPDIKVEVVETPLDSYSNVLRTQLRGGNAPDVFYGSPGTGNTNALLTLADAGLVAPLTDESWAAEAVPESSKDLFETDGEVYAVPLDVSPSTEIINRTAYTATGLSPATTLPELLQQCATVRGQGKSLFAVAGANPGNLSLMTMEFASSSVYAAEPDWNAQRADGKVTFAGSAEWKRTLDAIVSMNQAGCFQDGVAGAGFPEITQALTSGSSLGIFAPGGAVTEISAATPGQEFGVAVPPGATADDTRLTVTTSNAIAVSAESEHLEAAKEFVEFATQPAQQDAFAKISGNLSLTSLSAEGAGGVPEQLSGISDLLADQSKQAPLGYITWSSGAVTDALGTGVQGLLTGQTTTADVLTAMDAAYDKG, encoded by the coding sequence ATGACCACGTCGAAACCCTCGTTCCGCTCCTCGTCCGGGTCCGTGGGCCGGCGCCGCCGCGCCGCGGCGCTCCTCCTCGCCGGAGCGGTCGCCGCCGCCACCGCGGCGTGCTCGTCGGGGGACGACGCCGCCGCCGGGGACGGCCCCGTGACGATCCGCTTCGCGACCGAGACCCCCACCAGCGGCGAGGGGCCGTACCGCGCCCTGGCCAAGGCCTTCGAGGCCGAGAACCCCGACATCAAGGTCGAGGTCGTCGAGACCCCGCTCGACTCCTACTCCAACGTCCTGCGCACCCAGCTGCGCGGCGGGAACGCCCCGGACGTGTTCTACGGGTCGCCCGGGACGGGGAACACCAACGCCCTGCTGACGCTGGCCGACGCGGGCCTGGTGGCCCCGCTGACCGACGAGTCCTGGGCCGCGGAGGCGGTCCCGGAGAGCTCCAAGGACCTCTTCGAGACCGACGGCGAGGTCTACGCGGTGCCGCTGGACGTGTCCCCGAGCACCGAGATCATCAACCGGACGGCCTACACCGCGACCGGTCTGAGCCCGGCGACGACGCTGCCCGAGCTCCTGCAGCAGTGCGCCACGGTGCGCGGTCAGGGCAAGTCGCTGTTCGCGGTCGCCGGCGCCAACCCGGGGAACCTGTCGCTCATGACGATGGAGTTCGCCTCCAGCTCCGTCTACGCGGCCGAGCCGGACTGGAACGCCCAGCGCGCCGACGGGAAGGTCACCTTCGCCGGGAGCGCGGAGTGGAAGCGCACGCTCGACGCGATCGTGTCGATGAACCAGGCCGGGTGCTTCCAGGACGGTGTCGCCGGTGCGGGTTTCCCCGAGATCACCCAGGCGCTGACCAGCGGGTCCTCCCTGGGCATCTTCGCCCCCGGCGGTGCGGTGACCGAGATCAGCGCCGCCACCCCCGGTCAGGAGTTCGGGGTGGCCGTCCCGCCCGGGGCGACCGCCGACGACACGCGGCTGACCGTCACGACGTCCAACGCGATCGCCGTCTCGGCCGAGAGCGAGCACCTGGAGGCGGCGAAGGAGTTCGTCGAGTTCGCCACCCAGCCCGCCCAGCAGGACGCCTTCGCGAAGATCTCCGGGAACCTGTCCCTGACGTCGCTGTCCGCCGAGGGGGCCGGCGGCGTGCCCGAGCAGCTGTCGGGCATCTCCGACCTGCTGGCCGACCAGTCCAAGCAGGCCCCGCTGGGGTACATCACGTGGAGCTCGGGCGCGGTGACCGACGCGCTCGGCACCGGCGTCCAGGGTCTGCTGACGGGCCAGACGACGACCGCCGACGTCCTCACGGCCATGGACGCCGCGTACGACAAGGGCTGA
- a CDS encoding LysR family transcriptional regulator, whose protein sequence is MVNLLNTDLNLLVPLDALLTERNVTRAGARIGVSQPAMSAALGRLRRQFDDELLVRVGSHYELTPLAEDLVSRVRDVLRRAEETLKPTPGFDPRNSTREFHLISSDYAVAVLAPLFMDRLRREAPDVKVRITSVDAAAIENPQTALRSADLLLTPRGQTSGIPSTDLFDDHWVCISGTPRPGGGLDEDELRRSRWARAFADHGGTAADRQVDELVVGARVDLVVDSLALLLTAVAGTDLLALVPNRLVARAELLHVVHRVRVPLPRTTLREAAWWHPSLQDDAGHRWFRRLVRDAARSLPADAPLPQDAPVALV, encoded by the coding sequence GTGGTCAACCTGCTCAACACCGACCTCAACCTCCTCGTGCCCCTCGACGCGCTGCTGACCGAGCGGAACGTCACCCGCGCGGGGGCGCGCATCGGCGTGAGCCAGCCGGCGATGAGCGCGGCCCTGGGGCGCCTGCGCCGGCAGTTCGACGACGAGCTGCTCGTGCGCGTCGGGTCCCACTACGAGCTGACCCCGCTGGCCGAGGACCTCGTCTCCCGGGTCCGCGACGTCCTGCGCCGCGCGGAGGAGACCCTCAAGCCGACCCCGGGTTTCGACCCGCGGAACTCCACCCGCGAGTTCCACCTCATCTCCTCCGACTACGCCGTCGCCGTCCTGGCGCCGCTGTTCATGGACCGCCTGCGGCGGGAGGCTCCCGACGTCAAGGTCAGGATCACCAGCGTCGACGCCGCCGCCATCGAGAACCCGCAGACGGCCCTGAGGTCGGCCGACCTGCTCCTCACCCCCCGCGGCCAGACGTCCGGCATCCCCAGCACCGACCTGTTCGACGACCACTGGGTGTGCATCAGCGGGACCCCGCGCCCGGGCGGGGGACTGGACGAGGACGAGTTGCGGCGTTCCCGCTGGGCGCGCGCCTTCGCCGACCACGGCGGGACCGCCGCCGACCGCCAGGTCGACGAACTCGTCGTGGGGGCGCGCGTGGACCTGGTCGTCGACAGCCTCGCGCTGCTGCTCACCGCCGTCGCCGGGACCGACCTGCTCGCCCTCGTCCCCAACCGGCTGGTCGCCCGCGCCGAACTGCTCCACGTCGTCCACCGCGTCCGTGTCCCGTTGCCCCGCACGACGTTGCGCGAGGCGGCCTGGTGGCACCCGTCGCTGCAGGACGACGCCGGGCACCGCTGGTTCCGGCGCCTGGTCCGCGACGCCGCCCGCAGCCTGCCGGCCGACGCCCCGCTCCCGCAGGACGCTCCCGTCGCCCTCGTGTGA
- a CDS encoding ABC transporter permease subunit gives MFRYTRRTAVREVLVVLAALVVFSPLLILLNVSLKTTQDSVSTSAFSPASPLTVDGFRQALGGEGQNSLVTGALNSAVITGCSVVVLIALGSITAFTLTRITTGWSRAAFASFLVAIVLPAQLGQVPLYSAMRHLDLLGTRTGMVLAYSGMLMPLAVFLYSGFTRSLPQEYEEAAQMEGASRFTIFTRVVFPLLAPATGTVAILAGLIVWNDFFTSLVFLNGSDAVTLPVVVYSFVGTLVSRWNVVFAAVLLSMVPVLVLYLLAQKRFIQGFAGGVKG, from the coding sequence GTGTTCCGCTACACGCGCCGCACCGCCGTCCGCGAGGTCCTCGTCGTCCTCGCCGCGCTCGTCGTCTTCTCGCCGCTGCTCATCCTGCTGAACGTCTCGCTGAAGACGACGCAGGACTCGGTGAGCACGTCGGCGTTCTCGCCCGCCTCACCGCTGACGGTGGACGGTTTCCGGCAGGCCCTGGGCGGTGAGGGGCAGAACAGCCTGGTCACCGGGGCGCTGAACAGCGCGGTCATCACCGGCTGCAGCGTCGTGGTGCTCATCGCGCTGGGCTCGATCACCGCGTTCACGCTGACCCGCATCACGACCGGCTGGAGCCGGGCCGCGTTCGCCAGCTTCCTGGTCGCCATCGTCCTGCCGGCGCAGCTGGGGCAGGTGCCGCTGTACAGCGCGATGCGGCACCTGGACCTGCTGGGGACCCGCACGGGGATGGTCCTGGCGTACTCGGGGATGCTCATGCCGCTGGCGGTGTTCCTGTACTCGGGTTTCACCCGCTCGCTGCCGCAGGAGTACGAGGAGGCGGCGCAGATGGAGGGGGCGAGCCGGTTCACGATCTTCACCCGGGTGGTGTTCCCGCTGCTGGCCCCGGCGACCGGGACGGTCGCCATCCTCGCCGGGCTCATCGTCTGGAACGACTTCTTCACGTCGCTGGTGTTCCTCAACGGCTCGGACGCGGTGACCCTTCCGGTCGTCGTGTACAGCTTCGTCGGGACGCTGGTGTCGCGGTGGAACGTGGTGTTCGCCGCGGTGCTGCTGTCGATGGTCCCCGTCCTGGTGCTCTACCTGCTGGCGCAGAAGAGGTTCATCCAGGGCTTCGCGGGCGGGGTCAAGGGGTGA
- a CDS encoding ABC transporter permease subunit translates to MSPAAAVRPDATGSVPPPAPGGGGRVPRRRRAASRVAAWWWSLPALALIAAVHYATTIAGSAYAFTDFNGFRSPEFVGLANFREILTGAAPLRALLNTVVIAVAFLVLTNVLGMAFAVALNRQLKSRYVLRTVLFAPVVLSPLAVSYVWKFLFQQDGPINQVLGAVGLESLQRTWLGDPLTVVPAITTVMVWQHIGLTMVIYLAGLAGVPPENEEAAAMDGAGPWSRFRHVVLPALRPTILVASTMILVQGLRVFDQVQALTGGGPFGASDTLATSVYKETFVNGRFGYGSALALVMTAIVLLCALVQMLLLRERKEK, encoded by the coding sequence GTGAGCCCGGCCGCGGCGGTCCGGCCCGACGCCACCGGTTCGGTGCCGCCGCCCGCCCCGGGTGGGGGCGGGCGCGTGCCGCGGCGCCGGCGCGCCGCCTCGCGGGTGGCCGCCTGGTGGTGGTCGCTGCCCGCGCTGGCGCTCATCGCGGCGGTCCACTACGCCACGACGATCGCCGGTTCGGCGTACGCCTTCACCGACTTCAACGGTTTCCGCTCGCCGGAGTTCGTGGGTCTGGCGAACTTCCGGGAGATCCTCACGGGTGCCGCGCCCCTGCGGGCGCTGCTGAACACCGTCGTCATCGCGGTCGCGTTCCTGGTCCTGACCAACGTGCTGGGCATGGCGTTCGCGGTGGCGCTGAACCGGCAGCTGAAGAGCCGGTACGTGCTGCGCACCGTGCTGTTCGCCCCGGTGGTCCTCAGCCCGCTGGCGGTGTCGTACGTCTGGAAGTTCCTGTTCCAGCAGGACGGCCCGATCAACCAGGTCCTCGGCGCGGTGGGGCTGGAGTCGTTGCAGCGCACCTGGCTGGGGGACCCGCTCACGGTGGTGCCGGCCATCACGACGGTCATGGTGTGGCAGCACATCGGCCTGACGATGGTGATCTACCTCGCGGGCCTGGCCGGGGTGCCGCCGGAGAACGAGGAGGCGGCCGCGATGGACGGGGCCGGTCCCTGGTCCCGCTTCCGGCACGTGGTCCTGCCGGCGCTGCGCCCGACGATCCTGGTGGCCAGCACGATGATCCTCGTCCAGGGGCTGCGCGTGTTCGACCAGGTGCAGGCCCTCACCGGCGGTGGCCCGTTCGGTGCCTCGGACACCCTGGCCACCAGCGTCTACAAGGAGACGTTCGTCAACGGCCGGTTCGGCTACGGCTCGGCCCTGGCCCTGGTCATGACCGCGATCGTGCTGCTGTGCGCGCTCGTCCAGATGCTGCTGCTCCGCGAACGCAAGGAGAAGTGA
- a CDS encoding MFS transporter: MLDPDPVHDRTAAAVRLRPLLWCLVLTTALGALDQTIVATALPTIVTDFDAVDRSAWVLTAYLLAMSVAMPVVGSLGDRYGAVRLLRVSVVVFVAASVVCAAAPGVEALALARALQGLGGAGMLVLPQALVADVVPARDRAAVLGPLGAVFAVATVVGPLLGGWLTDAGSWRLVFWINLPTGGLALLLACTVLRAGPRPARRGRFDVTGTALLALSTSALAWAAAVLPRQGWGVTSAVAVAGTLVVVAVFAGHQLRSAHPLLPVQVLRTRGVSLSAFLAATVGFGMFGVIAYVPSWVQGVHGTSATVSGLLLLPVTAGLVTGVNTSGRLVRRTGRWRRYPVGGCALAATAATTLALAGPHLPLPATAAVLVAFGLGAGSFMALLTVLAQDAAPRHHVAGITGTVAYVRETGATVGTALLGGLLAAGLAHAAPQALAGDDYGRAFTPVFLTVALVFALGVVAAALLPHRDLGTGDPTG; encoded by the coding sequence GTGCTCGACCCCGACCCGGTCCACGACCGCACCGCCGCGGCCGTCCGGCTGCGCCCGCTGCTGTGGTGCCTCGTCCTCACCACCGCCCTCGGGGCGCTGGACCAGACCATCGTCGCGACCGCCCTGCCGACGATCGTGACCGACTTCGACGCCGTCGACCGCTCGGCGTGGGTGCTGACCGCGTACCTGCTGGCGATGTCGGTGGCGATGCCCGTCGTGGGGTCCCTCGGCGACCGCTACGGCGCCGTGCGGCTGCTGCGGGTCAGCGTCGTCGTGTTCGTCGCGGCGTCGGTCGTCTGCGCGGCGGCACCGGGCGTCGAGGCGCTGGCGCTGGCCCGCGCGCTGCAGGGGCTCGGCGGCGCCGGGATGCTCGTGCTGCCGCAGGCGCTCGTCGCCGACGTCGTCCCGGCCCGGGACCGGGCCGCGGTGCTCGGTCCGCTGGGCGCCGTGTTCGCCGTCGCCACCGTCGTCGGGCCCCTGCTGGGCGGGTGGCTGACCGACGCCGGGTCCTGGCGGCTGGTCTTCTGGATCAACCTGCCCACCGGCGGGCTCGCGCTGCTGCTGGCCTGCACCGTGCTGCGCGCCGGGCCCCGCCCCGCGCGCCGCGGGCGGTTCGACGTCACCGGCACCGCGCTGCTGGCCCTGAGCACCTCCGCGCTGGCCTGGGCCGCGGCCGTCCTGCCCCGGCAGGGCTGGGGGGTGACCTCGGCCGTGGCGGTCGCCGGGACGCTCGTCGTGGTCGCCGTCTTCGCCGGGCACCAGCTGCGCAGCGCCCACCCCCTGCTGCCCGTGCAGGTGCTGCGGACCCGGGGGGTGTCCCTGTCGGCGTTCCTGGCCGCCACCGTCGGCTTCGGGATGTTCGGCGTCATCGCCTACGTCCCCAGCTGGGTGCAGGGCGTGCACGGGACCTCCGCCACCGTCTCCGGGCTGCTCCTGCTGCCCGTCACCGCCGGCCTGGTGACCGGGGTCAACACCAGCGGCCGCCTGGTGCGCCGCACCGGCCGCTGGCGCCGGTACCCCGTGGGCGGGTGCGCGCTGGCCGCCACCGCCGCCACGACGCTGGCGCTGGCCGGTCCCCACCTGCCCCTGCCGGCGACGGCCGCCGTGCTCGTCGCCTTCGGCCTGGGCGCGGGGTCCTTCATGGCGCTGCTGACCGTCCTGGCCCAGGACGCGGCGCCGCGCCACCACGTCGCGGGCATCACCGGGACCGTCGCCTACGTCCGCGAGACCGGGGCGACGGTCGGGACGGCGCTGCTGGGGGGCCTGCTGGCGGCGGGGCTCGCGCACGCGGCCCCGCAGGCCCTGGCGGGTGACGACTACGGCCGCGCCTTCACCCCCGTCTTCCTGACCGTCGCCCTCGTCTTCGCCCTGGGGGTGGTCGCCGCCGCGCTGCTGCCCCACCGCGACCTGGGCACCGGCGACCCCACCGGCTGA
- a CDS encoding DUF3017 domain-containing protein → MSTERVPTPGNAVLLALVGGIALALLVTLLAGPAPGGVLLGADLAVAAVLRLVLPVRVAGALAVRSRAVDVAVLLVLAVSCLVLAGVVPTPV, encoded by the coding sequence GTGTCCACCGAGCGCGTCCCGACCCCGGGCAACGCGGTCCTGCTGGCCCTGGTCGGCGGGATCGCGCTGGCCCTGCTGGTGACGCTGCTGGCGGGGCCGGCCCCGGGCGGGGTGCTGCTCGGGGCCGACCTCGCGGTCGCGGCCGTCCTGCGGCTGGTCCTGCCCGTGCGGGTCGCGGGCGCGCTCGCGGTCCGCTCCCGCGCGGTGGACGTGGCGGTGCTGCTGGTCCTGGCCGTGTCCTGCCTCGTGCTGGCCGGCGTCGTGCCCACCCCCGTCTGA
- the purH gene encoding bifunctional phosphoribosylaminoimidazolecarboxamide formyltransferase/IMP cyclohydrolase, giving the protein MDPQGTQVPVKRALVSVYDKTGLAELARGLHAAGVAIVSTGSTATRIAEAGVPVTPVEELTGFPECLDGRVKTLHPRVHAGILADRRLPDHVRQLAELDVEPFDLVVVNLYPFAATVASGAGYDEVVEQIDIGGPSMVRAAAKNHPSVAVVVDPAKYDDVLAAVSAGGFDLPARKRLAAAAFAHTAAYDTAVASWFAEQTLDDGDEGWPAVAGLALERTAVLRYGENPHQQAAVYADPTSAPGIAQAVQLHGKAMSYNNYVDADAALRAAYDFTAPAVAVIKHANPCGVATGTDVADAHAKAHACDPVSAYGGVIAANRVVTAAMAAQVAPVFTEVVIAPGFEPEALELLQAKKNVRLLQLPEGYARGGREWRHVSGGVLVQTLDAVDADGDDPANWTLAAGEAADERTLADLEFAWRAVRSVRSNAILLAKDGASVGVGMGQVNRVDSCKLAVERAGADRAAGAVAASDAFFPFADGAQILLDAGVKAVVQPGGSIRDAEVVEAATKAGVTMYFTGARHFAH; this is encoded by the coding sequence ATGGATCCCCAGGGCACCCAGGTCCCCGTGAAGCGCGCGCTGGTCAGCGTCTACGACAAGACCGGCCTGGCCGAACTCGCCCGGGGGCTGCACGCCGCGGGTGTCGCCATCGTCTCGACCGGCTCGACCGCCACCCGCATCGCCGAGGCCGGTGTGCCGGTCACGCCCGTGGAGGAGCTCACCGGGTTCCCCGAGTGCCTCGACGGGCGCGTCAAGACCCTGCACCCGCGCGTGCACGCCGGGATCCTCGCCGACCGCCGGCTGCCCGACCACGTCCGTCAGCTCGCCGAGCTCGACGTCGAGCCGTTCGACCTCGTCGTGGTGAACCTGTACCCCTTCGCCGCGACGGTCGCCTCCGGCGCCGGGTACGACGAGGTCGTGGAGCAGATCGACATCGGCGGCCCGTCGATGGTCCGCGCCGCCGCGAAGAACCACCCCAGCGTCGCCGTGGTCGTCGACCCCGCGAAGTACGACGACGTCCTCGCCGCGGTCAGCGCCGGCGGGTTCGACCTGCCCGCGCGCAAGCGGCTCGCCGCGGCGGCGTTCGCGCACACCGCCGCCTACGACACGGCCGTCGCGTCCTGGTTCGCCGAGCAGACGCTCGACGACGGCGACGAGGGCTGGCCGGCCGTCGCGGGCCTGGCGCTGGAGCGCACGGCCGTCCTGCGCTACGGCGAGAACCCGCACCAGCAGGCCGCCGTCTACGCCGATCCGACGTCCGCGCCGGGCATCGCGCAGGCCGTCCAGCTGCACGGCAAGGCCATGTCCTACAACAACTACGTCGACGCCGACGCCGCCCTGCGCGCCGCGTACGACTTCACCGCCCCCGCTGTCGCGGTGATCAAGCACGCCAACCCCTGCGGCGTCGCCACGGGCACCGACGTCGCCGACGCCCACGCCAAGGCGCACGCCTGCGACCCGGTCTCGGCCTACGGCGGGGTCATCGCCGCCAACCGCGTCGTGACCGCCGCCATGGCCGCGCAGGTCGCGCCCGTGTTCACCGAGGTCGTCATCGCGCCCGGGTTCGAGCCCGAGGCGCTGGAACTGCTGCAGGCCAAGAAGAACGTGCGCCTGCTCCAGCTGCCGGAGGGCTACGCCCGCGGCGGCCGGGAGTGGCGCCACGTCTCCGGCGGCGTCCTCGTCCAGACCCTCGACGCGGTCGACGCCGACGGCGACGACCCCGCGAACTGGACGCTGGCCGCGGGGGAGGCCGCCGACGAGCGAACCCTGGCCGACCTGGAGTTCGCCTGGCGCGCGGTGCGCTCGGTGCGCTCCAACGCGATCCTGCTGGCCAAGGACGGCGCGTCCGTGGGCGTCGGCATGGGCCAGGTCAACCGCGTCGACTCCTGCAAGCTCGCCGTGGAGCGGGCCGGGGCGGACCGGGCCGCCGGTGCGGTCGCCGCCTCCGACGCCTTCTTCCCCTTCGCCGACGGCGCGCAGATCCTCCTGGACGCCGGGGTGAAGGCCGTCGTGCAGCCCGGCGGGTCGATCCGGGACGCCGAGGTCGTCGAGGCCGCGACGAAGGCCGGCGTGACGATGTACTTCACCGGCGCGCGGCACTTCGCCCACTGA
- the purN gene encoding phosphoribosylglycinamide formyltransferase, whose translation MPARVVVLASGSGSTLQALLDARDEAWQVVAVGSDKPGVQALDRAAAAGVETFTVRPADFTDRPAWDTALAAEVARRSPDLVVLAGFMRILGAPVVEAFAGRLVNTHPALLPSFPGAHGVRDALAHGVKVTGCTVHLVDAGVDTGPILDQVAVRVLPDDDEASLHERIKTHERELLVDVVGRLARATTHPERTAPR comes from the coding sequence GTGCCCGCACGTGTGGTCGTCCTCGCCTCCGGTTCCGGCTCGACCCTGCAGGCGCTCCTCGACGCCCGCGACGAGGCGTGGCAGGTCGTGGCCGTCGGTTCGGACAAACCCGGGGTGCAGGCCCTGGACCGTGCCGCCGCCGCCGGGGTCGAGACCTTCACCGTGCGCCCCGCCGACTTCACCGACCGCCCCGCCTGGGACACCGCCCTGGCCGCCGAGGTCGCCCGCCGGTCCCCGGACCTGGTCGTCCTGGCCGGGTTCATGCGCATCCTGGGGGCCCCGGTGGTCGAGGCCTTCGCCGGGCGGCTGGTCAACACCCACCCCGCGCTGCTGCCGTCCTTCCCCGGCGCCCACGGCGTCCGCGACGCCCTCGCCCACGGCGTGAAGGTCACCGGCTGCACCGTGCACCTCGTCGACGCCGGGGTGGACACCGGCCCGATCCTGGACCAGGTCGCCGTGCGCGTCCTGCCCGACGACGACGAGGCCTCGCTCCACGAGCGGATCAAGACCCACGAGCGCGAACTGCTCGTCGACGTCGTCGGGCGACTGGCCCGTGCGACCACCCACCCCGAGAGGACGGCACCCCGCTGA